The Lycium barbarum isolate Lr01 chromosome 11, ASM1917538v2, whole genome shotgun sequence genome contains the following window.
CTTTCACTGCCTAACATCAATACGACGGTTGCCATGTTCGGTCTATCTTCTGCTTGCTCCTGAACACACAATAGCCCGACCTGTATGCATCTCATTACTTCGCACGGAGAAAACGATTCTCCAACTGTTGAATCTAGTAGTTCCGAGGCTATTCCTTCTATCCATAGTCTCCATGCCTGCAGAGGCACAATTATATATTCTGTATCAGGAATCAGGGGCGTAGCTAGACAGAAAGTTACAGGTAGTCAAAACCTGTATTTGTGTTACTAAATAATTTATTGAGCACCGAGTAAGCTATATCTTTCAGAATTCAGAACCTATAAACtcaaaattctggctccgcctctgTTAGAAATGATGATTTTTTTTGTCAAGAAAGAAACTAAGTTGTGATAATTGGTGTACTTACATGGCCAAGAAGGTTTCTTTGGCTGTTCTGAAAATAAAATCCCCTATTCTTCTTCCCTGTTACAATTTCCAACACTAAAACTCCAAAGCTGAAGACATCCGATTTAACAGAGAACAGTCCGTCCATCGCATATTCAGGAGACATATAACCGCTGCAATTAGAAAAAAATTGGATTTACCAACACTTTCTCAAAGTGATATAAGAATGATTTTAAGGAACTATGTGGTGATTCTTACTAGGTTCCAACTACTCTCTTTGTATTTCCTTCGGTCTCATCGCCTCCAAAAATCCTTGCCATGCCAAAGTCTGATATTTTGGGGATCATATCCTTGTCAAGGAGAATGTTGCTTGCTTTCAGATCTCTATGGATAATCCGAAATCTTGAATCTTGATGAAGATACAGAAGCCCCCGAGCGATTCCACAAATAATGCTGAATCGCCTTTGCCAATCGAGTAACGCGCTTTTTTGCTTATCTGAGACACATGTATTTTTTAATTGCAAGTCCAAGACTACATAAATTTAACTCGGAAGAATATATAGAACGAAAAGCGACTTACTGAATAAGATTGAATCTAAGCTTTTATTTTCCATGTATTCGTATATCAACATCTTCTCTCCCATCTCAACACAGCAGCCAAGAAGGCGGACGAGGTTTCTGTGCTGAAGTCTTGCAATCAATCTTAGCTCATTCTTGAATTCCTCTACTCCTTGGCCTGAATTCTTTGAGAGCCTTTTCACTGCTATTTCTTGATCATCATCTATTATTCCCTGTCAATAAGATCTTTCATTGTGTGCTTTCATATTTTACCATAAATGAattagttgtttttttttttaaaatatatattgcTCGAATCTTCTAAAAATGCCACAATGCccgtgtcagatcctccaaagTAATGcgtttttggaggatccgaccgGAGTGCAATGACATTTTTGTAGGACCCGAACAACATAGGTTGTCTTCATATCTAGCTGAGCTTTACCTTGTAAACGCAAAAAGGACTAGTTTATCATATATTGCTCAGATCATAGAAAAATGCCACTACACTAGTGTCAAATCCTCCAAAGTAATGCATTTTTGTAGGATTCGAACAACATATGTTGTTTTCACTTCTAGCTGAGCTTTACCTTGCAAACACAAAAAGGACTAGTTTTTCATATGTTGCTCTTATCCTCGAAAAATGCCACTACACGTCTACACCCATGTCAGATCCTCCAAATTAAAAATAATTCATATTTGGAAGATCTGACACGTGAACGACAATATTTTTGGAGGATTCGAGCAGCATAGGTTGTTTTCACATCTAGCTAAGCTTTATCTTGTAAACACAAAAGGACTAGATTTTTCATGCAATGATTGGATCCTCGAAAAATGGTACTATACtcgtgtcagatcctccaaagTAATGCATTCTTGGGGGATCAGACAGGGGTACAACgacatttttggaggatccgagcagcatagttttttttttttttttttttttttttaacatctaGCTGAGGTTTACCTTGTAAACGCAACCAAAACCGCCCTGGCCTAACTTGTTTGCATCAGAAAAATCTTCTGTAGCCATGGCTAAGGTGCTGAGATCAAATAATGGCAATTCAAACTCGTCCACCTCAGTTTCACCAGAAGTTTCTCTTTTACTTGGAATAATGGCTGTGTTCATTAGAAGATCTTGACTTCTTTCTTTAGAGCCTAGTTAAAAAATAATGTAACAGATATGAATTAGATAACGAAGCCTTTCACAAAGACAATCTTGGTTAATTATGAGATATATAGTTTTTGCGCGATGTGCACGGCTATCCAATTTTAAAGCCTGGAATTTAACTTGTCCCCACTTTTAATTTTTGGCACCTGTATCCAATATGGGATAACTTTAGACATACGGTGCCTGAACTTAGTCTTAACaaacagaggcggatctaggatttgaaggtggtGGGTGCCACAAAtttcttcaatgtacatcttggTAGGAACATGTATTCGGGTCGGGttcatctctttttagtttattcgggtcaaatcaagaaacaaacataattagtatcttaaacaaggaatcacacccattaacaacaacagtaaaatcaacattttcaccaagggacttacatctcttatatatatattaaaaaatgaatttgcacaagtaaaataacatcttcaataagggaattacaccaatcaaaataagaaaaataatagaaaaactcttccataggtaaatacaccccataagtaaataTAGAATTAGGTAAACTACAAGttctaaaaaataaatcataaatttcatgttttcctaagcagtgcttacgaaatttccatcacaatttaactagtaaagtgatttaaactgaatttaacaattatacaatagcataaatttttataatacactccctccgtccatttttatttgtcaatTATACTAAAAAATATATGTCTACATTTACTTGTAAGTTATaaagtttgaaaaaccaagacataatttaccattttatacctattttacccttattattaggtactccaattcatttctcatttgttttgttgcttattaagagtgtccaaGTCAattatagacaagtaaacatggacggagggagaatgaacaaaagaaattataaaaaaaaatgaattttgatctcaatccaaaattcccattgagacccaagtttttcgatttaaatactcacatatttgagattaagagaaatgcttcatttaagggattttgaagtttctatttgtgtgttctcgctagagatcacacataaaataatagaaaagaggaaaggcaatataaataataaaaaaaataaaaaattaggggagccgaaaagggaattactggtacaaagtaagtaaaaagcacaaagaaaaacaggagtcgaaaaatgttcaagatagatacaaacttgtgtctaccagccgtggcacctttgtctaatttaagACTGGGGGTGgtaggatcaaatatttaacctaatttaagcaaatttcaacataagtatataaaaaaattatttatctaaggggtgccatgccacccccaccctttagggtggatccgcccctgttAACAAAGCCTAACTTCAAACATTGTGTATGACTTAACTTCAAACATTGTGTACGAAGTTTCATATATCTGAAGTCCAGTCACTTTTGCCCCATTTTTGCTTGAACTTCAACCATATATTACTGAAGTTCAATCATTTTTGCTTGAACTTAAGCCATATGTGCATGAGTTTCGGATAAAATGGCTGAATATTAGACAAAAATGACCGAAGTCTAACCATTTTTGCTTGAATTTTAGGGAAAACGGCTAAACTTAAGCCATATGTAAACTTTAGACCTAACTTCAATTCTTCAAACACCGCATGTCTAAAGTGGATATATGTGCAAATTTTTTAAAAAGGAGGGTACAGGTTAAATGACGGTGTAAAAAACAGGCTGCACTGTGAAATTTTTAACTACTATATTTGCTTCATATAAATTATATTTGTGCATAGTTTAGTAAATATCAATTATCGAACCAAAACCGAAATTAAAGGCTATAATACCTCTTTGTTCTGTCTTCTTTCTTATTATTGGACCTTCCAATTTCTGTCTCTTTGATAATAAGCAAATGCTTACTACTCCAATTAGCACAAGAACAACACCAGCTGTGATTCCAGTGGCCATAGCAATTCTTTTTATTTTGCCAGAACCATCTTCCGATCCTACATTTCCACTTAGTGCTGAAATTTAAGACATTCAAAATGAGTGTTCCATCAAgatgattttatttttttaaaagtaaaagtcaCAGTATTATTTTTGTCATAACTGAGTAACAGAACTAGGTGTGAATTGCTCAGAAAATACAAAGGAATGGAAGGTCAAGTTTCTGGAACCGGATTATGACACGTCACTCATTCTGTCAGAGCGTTACCGCTATGTCAATTAAACGTCAGAAaataaaataactttttttttacgAATTTGAATAATTCGAAGATATTTATTCCTTTCACCAGAGGTAGCATAAGTCAAAGATCTAGTAATTAACGGGTAAAAAAGGAAAATCCTAAGGAGTCGTTTGGTTTGTGCGATAAAGGATAACGATCTCGTGATAAATCATGAGATAATTTTATCCCATATTTGATTCCGGGATTAACAATCCCTGAATTAGTCATGCCACAAGTATGGTCTTACTTTTATACAACATTCAATGCGTGATAATAATCTTGGGCTTACTATTCCCGGGATAAAATACTAAAATGACCAAGATGCCCTACCTCAAGGCTCTTCTCCCAAAGTCTAAGGTTAAAATTGATTAATAAAAGTTTATTCCAACTTCTATCTAGCTTAAAACCAAACATATGTTTTGTATTAATTCCAGTATGTTTCATTTTTTTAGAATGAATCAAATATCTATCAATAAAAGTATAGTCACGAACTAATCctatcattatttgatcttcgTATTATAATCCCGTCAATTATAATCCCAATATAAGTTGTTCACCGCCCAAACGACCCCCTAAGGACTTGGTACGTGGTCCAGCCCAGGACTTGTCCTTGGCAAAAACATTTTCTTTTTGTATTTGCatatactccttccgtttcaatttatgtgaacttatttttttatttgtgcCAAAAAGGATGAttgtttttatatttagaaataatttacctttatgcaatgatttatatcCACATATAAATATATGTGACTAGTTTAACACTATAAATttaaaagttttatgttcttctCCAAACTCCGTGCCCCAAttaaataagttcataaattgaaacggaggaatTATGAAAATAAACGTTATGTAAATTTGAATTTAATCGAAGTCAAATTAATCGGCCAAATGACTCTTTTTGGAATGTAAACTACCTAACTACATAATAATAATATAGGGTGGGTCCAGGAAATTGCTTCTTCTCAACCGTTTCAAGAAGAATCTTTTTGTGAACTTACCTAACTTTTGGGACCAACTAGGCACTATTTTAGGAATTCCAATTCCACTAATCTTAGTTTCTCCATCATTGTCAAAATTGAGAAAAAGACAGACACGATATCCTCGAGGAAATATAATAACAAAAGGACAAaaacaatgttttttttttccaattattTCACGCAACCATTCGCGTTAGCAGTTCAAAATTAAAAAACTAATGCACGCTTTGATCACTTTATGACCATGTTTTAATTTTAAACCCCCGTCTCACCCACCTTTTTTACGTAAAAAGTAGTCCCGTACATAGATTTAAAATTTGAAGTTTACGAGCTTCTATAACAACCTCCAATTAATACTACAACGATAATGTGATCTACGGTCAaacatttatacatattaaatgaaTTTTTTAGTATGTATACAAAGTGTGAATGAAAGTTACTTGAACACGTAACCGACCCTCTAGATCCACCTTTGAACGCATGAGTGGAACTACGGTTCTGCCTAAGGGTTCGGTAGAACCCAGATGTTTTGACCTAAACCCTTGTATTTATGTTTAGAATCTACTTAATATGTATAAAATAATTTATGTAGAATCTAGTAAGCTACAATTTTATAAAACTCATAATTCAAAGTTCTAGTCCGCCTTTGCTTGATCGCACACAATATTTACATCAAACTAATTAATGAATGCACGACACATAATTATACTCACATTTTTTCTGTAAACGTACATTGGGTGCAGATAAGTATTTCATGTGTCTGTTACTATTATCATAATTCTTAATACTATTGGTATATATAACTTTAATTCTAGTTGAAATGTCATCTTCTGCTTATACATAGGAAGAATCAGTTTACCACAAGAAAGGAGAACATGGCTTTGGTTAACTtggcaaaacaaaaagaaattaaCTTTGTTTTAGTAGAATTTTCTTTTGAAAGCACACTGAAAATGCATGGAAAATAATTAATTATAGAAGCTTGAGATGGGTGCATTATTTTCTAACTAATTCATCATCCCAatcaaatcaaaagaaaaaagCAAACGCCTAATAGTAGATAACCATATAATTAACTTATTAAGTCCCCATTTGAAAATGGGGACTTTGAGGGGTTTGTTTTCATTCATATCTTTTCCAATGCACAATGCATAataaatcaaaaagaaaaaaggaaaattaagtttaaaaaaaaaacacgaaaTGGGGACTTTGAGGGGTTTGTTTTCATTCATATCTTTTCCAATGCACAATGCATAataaatcaaaaagaaaaaaggaaaattaagtttaaaaaaaaaacgtgtcTACCACAAAGAATATGTAcgtctctctctcaatatttaaATATAGCAAGATAATATTATTGAATAGCAAGTCTCTGTCATGAGTCAATGGACTTAATTGATCAAAATTTGCTTTTCTAATGATATAGGTACTAGCTTCTTGGTTTTTCAAAGTGTAGCACCAACTACTTTTCTATTAATTACTCTCGTTAATATATTAAAAGGACATTTTAAACGAGCtttcttttttatctttttttttccctAAAAAGAGAAGTTCATATATAGCGTTACGGACGACCAAACTTCACGATCAGCACAATAATTTTGGGATCTCCTAAAATCACAACGTGGCATGAACAACCTACTGCAACGTGGGCCACGATCTCCACGTGTATTTAATATAATAAAAGGACACTTTAAACAAGctatcttttaaatttttttcctAAAGAGAGAGTTCATAGCGTTACGGACGACCGAACTTCACGATCAGCACAATAATTTCGGGATCTCCTAAAATCACGACTTGGCATGAATGACCTATTGCGACATGGGTAACAATCCACGATAACACCAAGGGGCGGCTCAATAGAATTGGTGGCCTAAAGTCAAATCTTAACAAGAGATCTCAAGTATATTCAATAAAACTAGCTCACGCAGGTGCATCTCGTGTGCCGCACATGCATCCCACGATGAGTTTAGAGCTTCTCAAAATTATGCAATTTCAAATATTGTGATGGAGTTCGAAAAATGCTGCAATTTCATATGTGCAGTTTTAAACTCCATGAAAAACGAGATGGAAGGATTATTTGTTTGTTCAAccccataaataaataaaacttcCATATATATCTCTACCAACACCCAACCACTCCATCAAATTGATTCGACTCAACTCTGTCCTACTTAGTCAAGAATTCAAGATAGAAATTTCGAGTCCTATGTATACAAAGTATTTTATCCCAAGTGAGATTTCTCTAGGTAAATTCAAATTAATCAAGTCCCAAAGTGAGTATTGAACACCAGATGAAAACAAAAAAACAATGCGACATATGAACAAACATCCAAATAAATGCTTGTACTAAAAATGGAAATGTACCTGCGTCAGAAGCGGCAACTCTAACGTAGAGAACTTGTCCACCTTCTGCGGCCGAATATTGCCTCATGTCGACTAATTCCTTTGTCCAAAGGACACATCCAGAACCCGTCCCCGTCACATTCGCAGTGGTGTACGCCGTGCATGAACAGTTATACCTACACATTTCTTTACATTCATCCAAATTCATCTTAGTATCCACAAATGAACTCGAACTCTCTGGCAATTTCATGTTCTTCAATGTGTTAAAAACATCAGTTTTACAATCCAAATCATGGTCCCTAACACATCCATCTGATCCATCTCTTAAATCCCATGCCACTTGATTTTTGGGCTTGTAGCCCACTAGACATTTGCACACTGGCGAAAGATTCGCATTACAAATTCCAGAAGCGCCGCACTCTTCGTAAAAATCACATTGGTCTTTTGGCGCGTACCAGAATTTGTTCCAAATATGACTAGTCGGAATCCAAGTGTACCTCTCTAAGAAACCATTATGCTTCACTAACAATCTTGAACATATTTTCTTGTCGAGTACCTGTCGGAAATagaattaagtaaataaaaatgcAAATTTTATAACAATTAAAATGTTGAGATAAGAtggtcacacaattcaacatGATATCAGAGCAGGCAAACATTTTGTGTTTGAGTCTTATCGCCACGACCAAGCTAAGATTTGAATTTATAGGTTTTTTATTTTAGCAAAAAAGACAGCTTAGTGAAttctatataaattatttatacatattaagggAATGATGACAGATATAAGAAAATGTCTCTTCTTTAGACCCCCTTTAGGTTTGTCACTACTTTTAAAAATTGAGCAGACATAGCCCTTAGGAAATTATCTTCCCGACAATGTTAGACCTAGTCTAATGTTTGCTCATACATTTCTTCTAATGTTTTCAAATAATTTACAAAATTTTACATTGGAGTATAACATTTTTTCAGAAATTTTCAGTTTGCTCAAAAGGATCTTCAGACAGTCCCAAAAAGGATAACTATTGAAAATTTCCGGTGTATTTTTAAACATAAACATAGGGTCTAAGCAAAATTTAGTAAGTTCTACCGAAACACAGACAGACCGGTAGCTCTGCTCTGCCGCCACCGATTAGTAAAATATACTTTTTACGTATTTGATCCTGAAATAAAGAATTAAGCTCGCACGTGAGGGGACATACCTCGAATGTGTAGTAAACTTGATCTTTGTTCATCTGAAACTCGAATTTTATAACCTCTGTAGGCTTCATTTCTGGTACACCACTAAATCCAACTCCATTCCAAGGTCCACTCCTATAAAAAACTTTCTCTCTATTTGTCAAAAAAGCTTCAGGCAAACCATTAATATCAAGTTTAAACGTATAATTTCCAGGTGCTGGATCAAATGGAGATTTCCATGAAGTAATATTCCTATTTAACCCTGTTTTCGAGTCCCACCCAAGTTTCATCCCTGGTAACAAAGTATCCGTAGGATAATCAAAACTCTGCCATAAGTAACTCTCCTTATTTTCGTCGTTCTCAGGACGAACGACGAAATTCCCTGAATCCAATAACTGAGCAATAAATTTAGTATCTGTGGGATAATTAAAATCCTGAGGTTTATTCGAGTACCAGACAGAATTTCCAGCACCGTCATAAATAACAAGACGACCATCTTGGCTAAGTTTTAAGACAGGTAAAGACGATGAAGATGAATTGTGAACGGGGTTTTCTCTGTTTGCAACCCAAACCATAGTTGTTTCTTGAATTTCTCTGTACCATATTCCTAGATACCATTTGTCTGAATTTGGACCACCTGGAGTGAAAAATCCTAACTCGAATTTTTTTGTTTTAGAGATTAAAGTTTTGTGTATTGCAAGTGGATTTTTGGTTGTGATTGTGTTAGTTGTTCGTGTTGGTGTTGGCATTGCAAGAATTGGTAAAAGAATCTGTGAAATTAGAAAGAAGTAGCAAGAACATAGGTGAAAATTGTGTTGTTTGGTGTTGATGTTTTTCATTGTTGACTTCAAGAATGGGGTGTTTTTTAGCTTTTGTAGTATTTGTGTATAGACATTTGTGAGATTTGTGGGGAGTTTGGTGAAAGAATTCATTTTTTTTGACGCATATTGTAATTTGTCTGATAGGAAGATGGAAAGGGAAATGGTATTTTAGACAACCACCATTTCTCCTCCGTCTTGCCATTCCTTAAGCCTCCGCgtgttaattcttttttttttttttaattttccattcGGCATTTGGTATTCTTGGGGTCATGATTAATTTGGATTTGCCACGTGAGATCTTTTAAAGAGGAGAAGCCCTCcttaacataatttttttttatattcaagACTTAAACTTGAGACCTTCGATTAAGGGTGAAGTGAGTATATTCATTCCACTACAACTCCTTATTGGCCTTTTGGTGTGTTCTCCTGTCTTCCTTTCTAAAATTCACTTTTATACTCTCTCCATCTTAGTCTTTCTATATTTGGCACGGATTATTAGTCATGCACTTAAATTATTCGTAATCTTAATTACTTGGATATTTACTAGCCTttgtctctaacataaatccctacccaaggtaggagtaaggtctgcgtgcaCTTTAACCTCCCCAGACCacacgttgtgggattcactgggtatgttgttgttgttgttgttgtcgtctcTGACATA
Protein-coding sequences here:
- the LOC132617003 gene encoding receptor-like serine/threonine-protein kinase SD1-8, whose translation is MNSFTKLPTNLTNVYTQILQKLKNTPFLKSTMKNINTKQHNFHLCSCYFFLISQILLPILAMPTPTRTTNTITTKNPLAIHKTLISKTKKFELGFFTPGGPNSDKWYLGIWYREIQETTMVWVANRENPVHNSSSSSLPVLKLSQDGRLVIYDGAGNSVWYSNKPQDFNYPTDTKFIAQLLDSGNFVVRPENDENKESYLWQSFDYPTDTLLPGMKLGWDSKTGLNRNITSWKSPFDPAPGNYTFKLDINGLPEAFLTNREKVFYRSGPWNGVGFSGVPEMKPTEVIKFEFQMNKDQVYYTFEVLDKKICSRLLVKHNGFLERYTWIPTSHIWNKFWYAPKDQCDFYEECGASGICNANLSPVCKCLVGYKPKNQVAWDLRDGSDGCVRDHDLDCKTDVFNTLKNMKLPESSSSFVDTKMNLDECKEMCRYNCSCTAYTTANVTGTGSGCVLWTKELVDMRQYSAAEGGQVLYVRVAASDAALSGNVGSEDGSGKIKRIAMATGITAGVVLVLIGVVSICLLSKRQKLEGPIIRKKTEQRGSKERSQDLLMNTAIIPSKRETSGETEVDEFELPLFDLSTLAMATEDFSDANKLGQGGFGCVYKGIIDDDQEIAVKRLSKNSGQGVEEFKNELRLIARLQHRNLVRLLGCCVEMGEKMLIYEYMENKSLDSILFNKQKSALLDWQRRFSIICGIARGLLYLHQDSRFRIIHRDLKASNILLDKDMIPKISDFGMARIFGGDETEGNTKRVVGTYGYMSPEYAMDGLFSVKSDVFSFGVLVLEIVTGKKNRGFYFQNSQRNLLGHAWRLWIEGIASELLDSTVGESFSPCEVMRCIQVGLLCVQEQAEDRPNMATVVLMLGSESATLPQPKHPGFCLGRRPVDDYSETIYEETFTVNEVTITMLEAR